The following proteins come from a genomic window of Candidatus Obscuribacterales bacterium:
- a CDS encoding iron uptake porin produces LFLHVGMSGLGLLGVAVLGATPAYASLDTDPVLDELDTYGLLQANPQLDEQPWATEGQEDINSTPVSDGVRVEELDSAIALDEDIPSDEDILQVDNMEDSLGLESVISLETIAEGSPMAQVTSVNQLSDVKPTDWAFQALQSLIERYGCIAGYPNGTFQGHQSISRYEFAAGLNACLEGLALGTSGSDDLAIVERLQTEFANELASLRDQVDALETQIALLESQQFSTTTRLFGQLVVGVQGRTDNRADFFPVDGVQDTDDPSTQLNLITNAQLSLLTQFNPNSLLLIGMQGGSGSTAPRLTNDTRLSYEGNTNNDLQLSDLTYRQLIGDDFAIIVGPRGVNAVNVFRGANRVESAGFGPLSAFAQRNPVISVGGGDTGVGFDWQVAPWMSVQGVYSTSNGPDPARGLFGGDFGDTVIGTQLTFVPIDTIDIALNYVNAYTRSGNLRNSIGDS; encoded by the coding sequence GCTGTTCCTGCATGTGGGTATGTCAGGACTGGGGTTGCTGGGTGTTGCCGTTTTAGGTGCCACCCCAGCTTATGCATCTTTAGACACCGATCCGGTCCTCGATGAATTAGATACCTATGGACTCCTCCAAGCCAATCCTCAACTTGATGAACAGCCCTGGGCTACTGAGGGACAGGAGGATATCAACAGTACCCCAGTATCGGATGGCGTGCGGGTAGAAGAGTTAGATTCAGCGATCGCCCTGGATGAAGACATCCCTAGTGATGAAGATATCCTCCAGGTGGACAACATGGAGGACAGTCTTGGCTTAGAGTCCGTGATATCTTTAGAGACGATCGCCGAGGGCAGCCCCATGGCTCAAGTCACTTCGGTGAACCAACTCAGTGACGTAAAGCCTACAGACTGGGCATTTCAGGCGCTACAATCCCTAATTGAGCGCTATGGCTGTATTGCTGGCTATCCCAACGGCACCTTCCAAGGCCATCAGTCCATCAGTCGCTATGAATTCGCGGCTGGCTTAAATGCTTGTCTGGAAGGACTGGCGCTAGGCACGTCTGGCTCAGATGATTTAGCCATCGTTGAACGCCTGCAAACAGAATTTGCTAATGAATTAGCTAGTCTCCGCGACCAAGTTGATGCCCTAGAAACCCAGATTGCGCTGCTCGAAAGTCAGCAGTTTTCCACCACCACTCGCCTTTTCGGACAGCTAGTGGTCGGTGTGCAAGGACGCACCGACAACCGGGCAGATTTCTTTCCTGTCGATGGAGTTCAGGATACCGATGATCCCTCCACTCAACTTAACCTAATTACCAATGCTCAACTCAGCTTACTTACTCAGTTTAATCCCAATAGCCTGCTCTTGATTGGAATGCAGGGTGGTTCAGGTTCTACAGCACCGCGACTCACCAATGACACCCGCCTGAGCTATGAGGGTAATACAAATAATGATCTACAGCTTAGCGATTTAACCTATCGACAGCTGATCGGCGACGACTTTGCCATTATTGTTGGGCCAAGGGGCGTCAACGCCGTTAACGTTTTTCGAGGTGCCAACCGGGTTGAAAGTGCTGGCTTTGGCCCCCTATCTGCTTTTGCCCAACGTAATCCTGTCATTAGCGTAGGCGGTGGTGATACAGGGGTAGGCTTTGACTGGCAAGTTGCCCCCTGGATGAGTGTACAGGGGGTTTATTCCACCAGTAACGGCCCTGATCCAGCAAGGGGATTGTTTGGGGGAGACTTTGGGGATACAGTGATAGGTACTCAGCTTACCTTTGTACCTATCGATACCATAGATATCGCTCTTAACTATGTCAATGCCTATACACGTTCGGGGAATCTCCGTAACAGCATTGGCGATAGT